The Hymenobacter sp. 5317J-9 genome has a window encoding:
- a CDS encoding 2Fe-2S iron-sulfur cluster-binding protein: MNHEPNLPPSHDEARRTFLKQSSLLTAVALVPAPVVQAATAELDERVAAAIEKVPLKLEINGKKYKLNVEPRTTLLDLLREQLNLTGTKKGCDYGQCGACTVHVDGQRVNSCLSFAVMHDGKKITTIEGLADGDKLHPMQAAFVKHDGFQCGYCTPGQIMSAVACVREGHADSEAEIREYMSGNICRCGAYTNIVAAIQEVKNGGQKV, encoded by the coding sequence ATGAACCACGAACCCAACCTGCCGCCCAGCCACGACGAGGCCCGGCGCACCTTCCTGAAACAGTCGTCGCTGCTCACGGCCGTGGCCCTGGTGCCAGCGCCCGTGGTGCAGGCGGCCACGGCCGAGCTGGACGAACGGGTGGCCGCGGCCATCGAAAAAGTACCGCTCAAGCTGGAAATCAACGGCAAGAAGTATAAGCTGAATGTGGAGCCCCGCACCACCCTGCTCGATTTGCTGCGCGAGCAACTCAACCTGACGGGCACCAAAAAAGGCTGCGACTACGGCCAGTGCGGCGCCTGCACCGTGCACGTGGATGGCCAGCGCGTGAACAGCTGCCTGAGCTTCGCGGTGATGCACGACGGCAAGAAAATCACGACCATCGAAGGCCTGGCCGACGGCGACAAGCTGCACCCCATGCAGGCCGCGTTTGTGAAGCACGACGGCTTTCAGTGCGGCTACTGTACGCCCGGCCAGATAATGAGCGCCGTGGCCTGCGTGCGCGAAGGCCACGCCGACTCGGAGGCTGAAATCCGGGAATACATGAGCGGCAACATCTGCCGCTGCGGGGCTTACACCAACATTGTGGCGGCCATTCAGGAAGTGAAAAACGGAGGGCAAAAAGTATGA
- a CDS encoding DUF6377 domain-containing protein, which translates to MKLLILLCGLLLGLWPVTANAQASANDSLLTELNRALARKKTYDGQRLNRIAVLTADFASAEVNDNTRFDLALRIYDEYKAFKYDSAFVYCQKMRRLANRLHDPEKIEVAQLKLAFVLLSSGLFKETFETLDSIDARRLTRPDRQSLYFLKARAYSDLGNFNQDQTYRPAYYAKALAYADTALQFCRPGSYQCLEVQEFRAQKNADLAAGAAVYRQILRLPRLTLHQLAVSASTTAYLYEQAGQPEKAFELLLVSAIADVKSATKETTAIFKLSDYCYRTGDLKNAYAFIREARENATFYKARQRQIEISHVSSIIEGQKINIIESQRKSLKTYAIIMTVLAGVVIAFAVVSALALRRLRKADQLVFAANRELQARNDELHQLNHGLNEANQIKEEYIGYYFHNNSQYIDKLETLKKRVEALLSSKQYAGLQKLVDGVNIKTERNELLKGFDTVFLRLFPNFIAQFNALFRAEDRVMLADDQLLTAELRIFALIRLGIADSEQISRMLGYSINTIYTYKTRVKNRSLVPNEEFEARIQAIEAV; encoded by the coding sequence GTGAAGCTCCTGATTCTTTTGTGTGGTTTGCTGCTGGGGCTGTGGCCAGTAACTGCCAACGCCCAGGCCAGTGCCAACGACAGCCTACTGACCGAACTAAACCGAGCCCTGGCCCGGAAAAAGACTTACGACGGGCAGCGCCTCAACCGCATTGCCGTGCTCACCGCCGATTTTGCCTCGGCCGAGGTAAACGACAATACCCGGTTTGACCTGGCTCTGCGCATCTACGACGAATACAAAGCCTTTAAGTACGACTCGGCCTTTGTGTATTGCCAGAAAATGCGGCGGCTGGCCAACCGCCTTCACGACCCCGAAAAAATTGAGGTGGCGCAGCTCAAGCTGGCGTTTGTGCTGCTGTCGTCGGGCTTGTTCAAGGAGACGTTCGAAACGCTGGACAGCATCGACGCGCGCCGCCTGACGCGTCCTGACCGGCAAAGCCTCTATTTTCTGAAAGCGCGGGCCTACAGTGATTTGGGCAATTTCAACCAGGACCAAACCTACCGTCCGGCCTACTACGCCAAAGCCCTGGCCTACGCCGACACGGCCCTGCAGTTTTGCCGTCCCGGCTCCTACCAGTGCTTGGAAGTGCAGGAGTTTCGGGCCCAGAAAAACGCGGACCTGGCTGCCGGGGCCGCCGTCTACCGCCAGATTCTGCGGCTGCCGCGTCTCACGCTGCACCAACTGGCCGTGAGCGCCAGCACCACGGCCTACCTCTACGAGCAGGCGGGCCAGCCCGAAAAAGCCTTCGAGCTGCTGCTCGTGTCGGCCATTGCCGACGTGAAATCGGCCACCAAGGAAACCACGGCCATCTTCAAGCTCTCGGACTACTGCTACCGCACCGGCGACCTCAAAAACGCCTACGCCTTCATCCGCGAAGCCCGCGAAAACGCCACGTTTTACAAGGCCCGGCAGCGGCAGATTGAAATCAGCCACGTCTCGTCCATCATCGAGGGACAAAAAATCAATATCATCGAAAGCCAGCGCAAGTCGCTGAAAACCTATGCTATCATCATGACGGTGCTGGCCGGGGTGGTCATTGCCTTCGCGGTGGTGAGTGCGCTGGCCCTGCGCCGGCTGCGCAAAGCCGACCAGCTCGTCTTTGCTGCCAACCGCGAGCTGCAGGCCCGCAACGACGAGCTGCACCAGCTCAACCACGGCCTCAACGAAGCTAACCAGATTAAGGAGGAGTACATCGGCTACTACTTCCACAACAACTCGCAGTACATCGACAAGCTCGAAACCCTCAAGAAGCGCGTGGAAGCCCTGCTGAGCAGCAAGCAGTACGCCGGCCTGCAAAAGCTGGTCGACGGCGTGAACATCAAAACCGAGCGCAACGAGCTACTGAAAGGCTTCGACACGGTGTTCCTGCGGCTGTTTCCCAACTTCATTGCGCAGTTCAACGCCCTGTTTCGGGCGGAAGACCGGGTGATGCTGGCCGACGACCAACTGCTGACGGCCGAGCTGCGCATCTTCGCCCTCATCCGTTTGGGCATTGCCGACAGCGAGCAAATCAGCCGCATGCTGGGCTATTCCATCAACACGATTTACACCTACAAGACGCGGGTGAAGAACCGCTCGCTGGTGCCGAACGAGGAATTCGAGGCGCGCATCCAGGCCATTGAGGCGGTGTAG